A DNA window from Paenibacillus andongensis contains the following coding sequences:
- a CDS encoding proline dehydrogenase, whose protein sequence is MELILKNMFQSLGKSRTANRLAKKYGLRFGAARFVAGETIQQSIEAVRGLNQDGRVATLDHLGEFVFSEEEALESADMCIQTLDAIASSGVKSNLSLKMTSLGLDISRELCVNNMKRILDCARQHGNFVRIDMEDYAHCQISLDIYRELRQEYDNVGIVIQAYLFRTMQDMDDLHAIGANLRLVKGAYKESPEVAFPEKSAVDENYKKIIRKHLLNGHYTAIASHDEAIIHFTKEFTRSNLISIDQFEFQMLYGICEDLQKQLVKEGYRVRIYVPYGVDWFGYFMRRLAERPANVWFVLKNMFK, encoded by the coding sequence ATGGAACTCATCCTGAAAAATATGTTTCAATCTTTAGGTAAAAGCCGCACAGCGAATCGATTAGCCAAAAAGTATGGTTTACGCTTTGGTGCAGCGCGTTTCGTAGCAGGAGAAACCATCCAGCAATCCATCGAAGCTGTGCGCGGACTCAACCAAGATGGCCGCGTAGCGACCCTGGACCATTTGGGTGAGTTCGTCTTTAGTGAAGAAGAAGCGTTGGAGTCAGCAGACATGTGTATTCAAACGCTAGATGCGATTGCCAGTTCAGGCGTCAAATCCAATCTTTCGCTTAAAATGACTTCACTGGGGCTAGATATCAGCAGAGAGCTTTGTGTTAACAACATGAAACGTATTCTTGATTGTGCGCGCCAGCATGGAAATTTCGTGCGAATTGATATGGAGGACTATGCGCATTGTCAAATCTCCCTTGATATCTACAGAGAGCTTCGACAAGAGTATGACAACGTAGGAATCGTCATTCAAGCTTATTTGTTCCGCACCATGCAGGATATGGATGATTTACATGCAATCGGAGCCAATCTGCGCCTTGTGAAAGGTGCTTATAAGGAATCTCCGGAAGTTGCTTTTCCAGAAAAAAGCGCAGTTGATGAAAATTATAAAAAAATCATTCGAAAACATCTGTTGAACGGTCATTATACAGCTATTGCGAGCCATGATGAGGCGATCATTCATTTTACGAAAGAATTTACAAGGTCAAATCTTATTTCTATCGATCAGTTTGAATTCCAGATGCTTTATGGGATTTGTGAAGATTTGCAAAAGCAATTAGTGAAAGAAGGATATCGGGTTCGTATCTATGTCCCTTACGGTGTAGATTGGTTCGGATATTTCATGAGAAGGTTAGCAGAGCGCCCAGCGAATGTCTGGTTTGTTCTGAAAAATATGTTTAAATAA
- the pruA gene encoding L-glutamate gamma-semialdehyde dehydrogenase: MNTFTKVSPFANEPFTNFGLEENVKAMQAAIAKVKSELGREYPLYIGTEKVVTEAKITSINPGNVDEIIGYVSKADQKLAEKAMNVALETFEVWKKVPARERAEYLFKAAALMRDRKHEFSALMILESGKNYVEADVDTAEAIDFIEFYAREMIRLSQINETQPLAKIPGENNQISYIPLGVGVIIPPWNFPLAICVGMTIAAVVSGNTVLLKPASTTPVIAHKFVALMEEVGLPAGVINFIPGSGAEVGDYLTTHPKTRFISFTGSKEIGLRINKLAADVAPGQIWIKRVIAEMGGKDGIVVDETADLAAAAAAIVASAFGFQGQKCSAGSRAIIVESVYDVVVDKVVALTNQLQSGLPEHNFAAGPVIDKTSYDRILDYIEIGKKEGTLLAGGGKADGNGYYIQPTVFGDVSGKARVMQEEIFGPVLAIAKAKDWKEAIAMYNDTEFGLTGSYFSTNEERISEALDTVHCGNLYINRKCTGALVGVHPFGGFNMSGTDSKAGGYDYLMLLTQAKLTSRKI, encoded by the coding sequence ATGAATACATTTACGAAAGTTAGTCCTTTTGCAAATGAACCTTTTACTAATTTTGGTTTAGAGGAAAATGTGAAGGCGATGCAGGCTGCTATTGCCAAAGTGAAAAGTGAGCTAGGGCGCGAATATCCGTTATATATCGGTACTGAGAAAGTAGTAACAGAGGCTAAAATCACATCGATTAACCCGGGGAATGTAGATGAAATCATTGGATATGTAAGCAAAGCAGACCAGAAGCTTGCTGAAAAAGCGATGAATGTTGCCCTTGAAACTTTCGAAGTTTGGAAGAAGGTTCCGGCAAGAGAGCGTGCGGAGTATTTATTTAAAGCTGCTGCGTTAATGCGTGATCGTAAGCATGAATTCTCAGCGTTGATGATTTTGGAGTCTGGCAAAAATTACGTAGAAGCGGATGTAGATACCGCAGAAGCGATTGATTTCATCGAGTTCTATGCACGCGAAATGATTCGTTTGAGCCAAATCAACGAGACGCAGCCATTAGCCAAAATTCCCGGTGAAAACAACCAAATTAGCTATATCCCACTAGGTGTCGGTGTTATCATCCCGCCATGGAATTTTCCACTAGCGATTTGTGTAGGTATGACGATTGCAGCGGTTGTTTCTGGTAATACCGTGTTATTGAAACCAGCTTCAACAACGCCTGTTATTGCTCACAAATTCGTAGCTCTTATGGAGGAAGTTGGACTTCCCGCTGGTGTAATTAATTTCATTCCAGGAAGCGGTGCGGAAGTAGGAGACTACTTGACGACTCATCCTAAGACTCGATTCATTAGCTTTACCGGCTCCAAAGAGATCGGTTTGCGCATCAACAAGTTGGCCGCTGACGTGGCGCCTGGTCAAATTTGGATCAAGCGTGTGATTGCTGAAATGGGCGGCAAAGATGGTATAGTCGTGGACGAAACAGCGGATCTGGCCGCGGCTGCCGCTGCTATTGTGGCTTCTGCTTTCGGCTTCCAAGGCCAGAAGTGCTCGGCGGGTTCACGTGCTATCATTGTTGAATCTGTTTACGACGTAGTTGTAGACAAAGTAGTTGCTCTGACGAACCAACTGCAAAGCGGCCTGCCCGAGCACAATTTCGCAGCAGGGCCGGTTATTGATAAAACTTCTTATGACAGAATTTTAGATTACATTGAAATTGGTAAAAAAGAAGGAACGCTGCTCGCGGGTGGCGGTAAGGCCGATGGAAACGGCTATTACATTCAACCGACTGTGTTCGGTGATGTAAGCGGCAAAGCGCGTGTTATGCAGGAAGAGATTTTCGGACCTGTCTTGGCTATCGCTAAAGCGAAGGATTGGAAAGAAGCCATCGCGATGTACAATGATACGGAATTTGGTTTGACGGGGTCATACTTCTCCACGAATGAGGAGCGGATTTCTGAGGCATTAGACACTGTTCACTGCGGTAACTTGTACATTAATCGCAAATGCACAGGCGCATTAGTGGGCGTACATCCTTTTGGCGGCTTCAATATGTCGGGAACGGATTCCAAAGCAGGCGGTTACGACTACCTCATGCTTCTCACACAAGCGAAGCTGACATCTCGCAAAATATAA
- a CDS encoding ABC transporter permease: MNSALYKHMMKIHIKGMMNYAFGSAFYILLMFWLFPSFAGNNAALDELIKSLPPGMTNAFNLGSGFGTVEAFISGEYYGLLLVLIVSIFCIMFSTQLMAKLVDQGSMAYLLATPTTRGKVAMTQAAVFVTGLLSIMAVTTLCGFAGYALFIGDLSDFHGAAYLRMNLAALLLFFAVGGIAFLVSSLANDEKKALGISAVLTFGFFSLDFIGKLSEKINWMRNLSYFSLYDPSGIIGGQTETGLAWSVLIVIGLVTFAAGIALFRKRDLPL; this comes from the coding sequence ATGAATTCCGCTCTCTATAAACACATGATGAAGATTCATATCAAAGGGATGATGAACTATGCGTTCGGATCTGCCTTCTATATCCTGCTCATGTTCTGGCTGTTCCCGAGCTTCGCAGGAAATAATGCGGCCCTAGACGAGTTGATCAAGTCCTTGCCGCCCGGCATGACCAATGCGTTCAACTTGGGCAGCGGCTTCGGCACCGTGGAGGCATTCATCTCTGGCGAATATTACGGACTTCTGCTCGTACTGATCGTATCGATTTTTTGCATCATGTTCTCCACGCAGCTGATGGCGAAGCTGGTTGACCAAGGCTCAATGGCGTATTTGCTGGCGACTCCCACCACTCGCGGAAAAGTGGCGATGACGCAGGCAGCTGTTTTTGTAACTGGGCTTTTGTCCATCATGGCGGTTACGACATTATGCGGGTTTGCGGGATATGCCTTGTTTATCGGTGATTTGAGCGACTTTCACGGAGCGGCATACCTTCGTATGAACCTGGCGGCATTACTGTTGTTCTTCGCGGTTGGCGGAATCGCCTTTCTCGTCTCTTCTTTAGCCAACGACGAGAAAAAGGCTCTCGGAATATCGGCTGTGCTTACCTTCGGGTTTTTCAGTCTGGATTTTATCGGCAAACTAAGCGAAAAGATCAACTGGATGCGCAACCTGTCTTACTTCTCGTTATATGATCCGAGCGGCATTATCGGTGGACAGACGGAAACCGGGCTTGCCTGGTCGGTATTGATTGTGATTGGGCTCGTGACCTTTGCGGCGGGAATTGCGTTGTTTCGTAAGCGTGATTTGCCTTTGTAA